From Streptomyces sp. TLI_053, a single genomic window includes:
- the pyrH gene encoding UMP kinase, with the protein MQETQETAREIQDGTRRRVMLKLSGEAFAGGGGLGVDPDVVHAIAREIATVVRAGTEVAVVIGGGNFFRGAELQVRGMDRARSDYMGMLGTVMNCLALQDFLVKEGIETRVQTAITMGQVAEPYLPLRAVRHLEKGRVVIFGAGMGMPYFSTDTTAVQRALEIHADVLLMGKNGVDGVYDSDPRTNPDAVKFDALEYSEVIARDLKVADLTAITLCKDNNLPMLVFELLAEGNIARAVKSEKIGTLISQDSVRA; encoded by the coding sequence ATGCAGGAGACGCAGGAGACCGCGCGGGAGATCCAGGACGGCACGCGCCGCCGGGTAATGCTGAAGCTGTCCGGTGAAGCGTTCGCCGGCGGCGGCGGGCTCGGCGTCGATCCGGACGTCGTGCACGCGATCGCCCGCGAGATCGCCACGGTCGTCCGCGCGGGCACCGAGGTCGCCGTGGTGATCGGCGGCGGCAACTTCTTCCGCGGCGCCGAGCTCCAGGTCCGCGGTATGGACCGGGCCCGCTCGGACTACATGGGCATGCTCGGCACGGTCATGAACTGCCTGGCGCTCCAGGACTTCCTGGTCAAGGAGGGCATCGAGACCCGGGTCCAGACCGCCATCACGATGGGCCAGGTCGCCGAGCCGTACCTGCCGCTGCGCGCCGTCCGGCACCTGGAGAAGGGCCGTGTGGTGATCTTCGGCGCCGGTATGGGCATGCCCTACTTCTCCACCGACACCACGGCCGTCCAGCGGGCGCTGGAGATCCACGCCGATGTGCTGCTGATGGGCAAGAACGGCGTGGACGGCGTCTACGACTCCGACCCCCGCACCAACCCGGACGCGGTCAAGTTCGACGCGCTGGAGTACTCCGAGGTCATCGCGCGCGACCTCAAGGTGGCCGACCTCACCGCGATCACGCTCTGCAAGGACAACAACCTTCCGATGCTGGTCTTCGAGCTGCTCGCGGAGGGCAATATCGCGCGTGCGGTGAAGAGTGAGAAGATCGGCACACTCATCAGCCAGGATTCTGTCCGGGCCTGA
- a CDS encoding phosphatidate cytidylyltransferase, giving the protein MPPVPAEPGPQPAAPSGPDPAEGPSRETGRLSGPLFRDEQPGAVEPGASETVVLRAITDDARSAPVGGPHPGTAAAYPGPSAPQTPPVAAGRPGMPGGPAAGQPFLVPSSHPGQETPVAQPDPQPQPAQRKQRGGRNLQAAIGVGVGLGAVIVASLFVVKALFLVVVIAAVSVGIWELTSRLAERKEIKAPLVPLVAGGIAMVATGYWSGIQWAAASLALTGLAVMVWRMAEPPENYLRDITAGIFTAFYVPFLATFVAMMLAADDGPQRIVLFLIVTVCSDTGAYAVGYKFGRTKLAPTISPGKTREGLAGGIGLSMLAGALLMELIIDGGSWWQGLILGGCAAVTATLGDLGESMIKRDLGIKDMGTLLPGHGGIMDRLDSLLPTAPVVWLLLAAFVGS; this is encoded by the coding sequence ATGCCTCCCGTTCCGGCCGAACCGGGCCCGCAGCCCGCAGCCCCGTCCGGGCCCGACCCCGCCGAGGGGCCGTCCCGCGAGACGGGCCGGCTGAGCGGACCGCTGTTCCGCGACGAGCAGCCCGGGGCGGTGGAGCCTGGCGCGTCGGAGACGGTCGTGCTGCGCGCGATCACCGACGACGCCCGGTCCGCTCCGGTCGGCGGGCCCCACCCGGGCACCGCCGCGGCGTACCCGGGGCCGTCGGCGCCGCAGACGCCGCCGGTCGCGGCGGGTCGTCCCGGCATGCCGGGCGGACCGGCGGCGGGGCAGCCGTTCCTCGTGCCGTCGTCCCACCCAGGGCAGGAGACACCCGTGGCCCAGCCCGATCCGCAGCCTCAGCCGGCGCAGCGCAAGCAGCGCGGCGGCCGCAACCTCCAGGCCGCGATAGGCGTGGGCGTCGGCCTCGGCGCGGTCATCGTCGCCTCGCTCTTCGTCGTCAAGGCCCTGTTCCTGGTCGTGGTGATCGCGGCGGTGTCGGTCGGCATCTGGGAGCTGACCAGTCGGCTGGCCGAGCGCAAGGAGATCAAGGCGCCGCTGGTCCCGCTGGTCGCGGGCGGCATCGCGATGGTCGCCACCGGCTACTGGTCGGGGATCCAGTGGGCGGCCGCCTCGCTCGCGCTCACCGGTCTCGCGGTGATGGTCTGGCGGATGGCCGAGCCGCCGGAGAACTACCTGCGGGACATAACGGCGGGCATCTTCACCGCCTTCTACGTCCCCTTCCTCGCCACCTTCGTGGCGATGATGCTGGCGGCCGACGACGGTCCGCAGCGGATCGTGCTGTTCCTGATCGTCACGGTGTGCAGTGACACCGGCGCCTACGCGGTGGGCTACAAGTTCGGCCGGACCAAGCTGGCGCCGACGATCAGCCCGGGCAAGACCCGGGAGGGACTGGCCGGCGGCATCGGCCTGTCGATGCTGGCGGGCGCGCTGCTGATGGAGCTGATCATCGACGGCGGCAGCTGGTGGCAGGGCCTGATCCTGGGCGGCTGCGCGGCGGTCACCGCGACCCTGGGCGACCTGGGTGAGTCGATGATCAAGCGTGACCTCGGGATCAAGGACATGGGCACCCTGCTGCCCGGTCACGGCGGCATCATGGACCGGCTGGACTCGCTGCTGCCGACCGCCCCGGTGGTCTGGCTGCTGCTGGCGGCCTTCGTGGGCAGCTGA
- the frr gene encoding ribosome recycling factor, translating to MIEETLLDAEEKMEKAVAHAKDDFAAIRTGRAHPAMFAKIVAEYYGAVTPINQLASFSVPEPRMAVVSPFDKTALKAIEQAIRDSDLGVNPSNDGSIIRVVLPELTEERRREFIKVARGKGEDAKVSIRAVRRKAKDAIDKLVKDGEIGEDDGRRAEKELDDTTAKYVATVDELLKHKEAELLEV from the coding sequence GTGATCGAAGAGACCCTCCTCGACGCCGAGGAGAAGATGGAGAAGGCCGTCGCCCACGCCAAGGACGACTTCGCCGCCATCCGCACCGGCCGCGCGCACCCGGCGATGTTCGCCAAGATCGTCGCGGAGTACTACGGCGCCGTGACGCCGATCAACCAGCTGGCGTCCTTCTCCGTGCCGGAGCCCCGGATGGCGGTCGTCTCGCCGTTCGACAAGACCGCGCTGAAGGCGATCGAGCAGGCGATCCGCGACTCCGACCTGGGTGTCAACCCGTCGAACGACGGCTCCATCATCCGGGTCGTGCTCCCCGAGCTGACCGAGGAGCGCCGCCGGGAGTTCATCAAGGTCGCCCGCGGCAAGGGCGAGGACGCCAAGGTCTCGATCCGCGCCGTCCGCCGCAAGGCCAAGGACGCGATCGACAAGCTGGTCAAGGACGGCGAGATCGGCGAGGACGACGGCCGTCGCGCCGAGAAGGAGCTCGACGACACCACGGCCAAGTACGTGGCCACCGTCGACGAGCTGCTGAAGCACAAGGAAGCCGAGCTGCTCGAGGTCTGA
- a CDS encoding aspartate aminotransferase family protein: MSIPTADSAAGQAVKAADRAHVFHSWSAQALIDPLAVAGAEGSYFWDYDGNRYLDFSSQLVNTNIGHQHPKVVAAIQEQAAKLCTIAPGFAVEARSEAARLIAERTPGDLDKIFFTNGGAEANENAIRLARLHTGRQKVLSTYRSYHGATANAIALTGDPRRWASETGVSGIVHFWGPYAYRSNFHAENEAQECERALAHLEQVVAFEGPGTVAAVILETVVGTAGILVPPPGYLAGVREICDRYGIVLILDEVMAGFGRTGEWFAADHWGVTPDLLTFAKGVNSGYVPLGGVAISAEIAATFAERPFPGGLTYSGHPLACASAVATINTMAEEGIVENAKHIGETVLGPGLRELAERHPSIGEVRGLGVFWALDLVKDRATREPLVPYNAAGAANAPIAELAAACKRRGLWPFVNMNRFHVVPPCTVTEEEAKAGLAVLDEVLSLADAHTV; the protein is encoded by the coding sequence ATGAGCATCCCCACCGCCGACTCGGCCGCCGGCCAGGCCGTCAAGGCCGCCGACCGCGCGCACGTCTTCCACTCGTGGTCCGCCCAGGCGCTGATCGACCCCCTCGCGGTGGCCGGCGCCGAGGGCTCGTACTTCTGGGACTACGACGGCAACCGCTACCTGGACTTCTCCTCGCAGCTGGTCAACACCAACATCGGGCACCAGCACCCGAAGGTGGTCGCGGCCATCCAAGAGCAGGCGGCGAAGCTCTGCACCATCGCCCCCGGCTTCGCGGTGGAGGCGCGCAGCGAGGCCGCCCGGCTGATCGCCGAGCGCACCCCCGGCGACCTGGACAAGATCTTCTTCACCAACGGCGGCGCCGAGGCCAACGAGAACGCCATCCGGCTGGCCCGGCTGCACACCGGCCGGCAGAAGGTGCTCTCCACCTACCGCTCGTACCACGGCGCCACCGCCAACGCGATCGCCCTCACCGGCGACCCGCGCCGCTGGGCCAGCGAGACCGGTGTCTCCGGCATCGTGCACTTCTGGGGCCCGTACGCCTACCGCAGCAACTTCCACGCCGAGAACGAGGCGCAGGAGTGCGAGCGCGCGCTGGCCCACCTCGAGCAGGTCGTCGCCTTCGAGGGCCCCGGCACCGTCGCCGCCGTCATCCTGGAGACCGTGGTCGGCACCGCCGGCATCCTGGTCCCGCCGCCCGGCTACCTGGCCGGCGTCCGGGAGATCTGCGACCGCTACGGCATCGTCCTCATCCTCGACGAGGTGATGGCCGGCTTCGGCCGCACCGGCGAGTGGTTCGCCGCCGACCACTGGGGCGTCACCCCGGACCTGCTGACCTTCGCCAAGGGCGTCAACTCGGGCTACGTGCCGCTGGGCGGCGTGGCGATCAGCGCGGAGATCGCCGCCACCTTCGCGGAGCGGCCCTTCCCCGGCGGGCTCACCTACTCCGGCCACCCGCTGGCCTGCGCCTCGGCCGTCGCCACCATCAACACCATGGCGGAGGAGGGAATCGTCGAGAACGCCAAGCACATCGGCGAGACCGTGCTCGGCCCCGGCCTGCGCGAGCTGGCGGAGCGCCACCCGTCCATCGGCGAGGTGCGCGGACTCGGTGTCTTCTGGGCGCTCGACCTGGTGAAGGACCGCGCCACCCGCGAGCCGCTGGTGCCGTACAACGCGGCCGGCGCCGCCAACGCGCCGATCGCCGAGCTGGCCGCCGCGTGCAAGCGGCGCGGGCTGTGGCCGTTCGTCAACATGAACCGCTTCCACGTCGTTCCGCCGTGCACGGTGACGGAGGAGGAGGCGAAGGCCGGTCTCGCCGTTCTCGACGAGGTGCTGTCGCTGGCCGACGCGCACACCGTCTGA
- a CDS encoding spermidine/putrescine ABC transporter substrate-binding protein, with amino-acid sequence MPSTTPTHRPSGLHGPARRRPTRRRVLGTGAGLLGAAALTGCGIPSAYVDEDRRSAPDRSEGEKRLGFSNWTQYIDTDDDGGRPTLDAFTERTGIKVTYTEDINDNDEFFGKMGPVLTQGTDPGRDLMVVSDWMAGRYVSLGWVQAMDRANLPNVAAQLDPQLADPAFDPGRRRSVPWQSGITGIAYNRKELGREIRSVADLWAPDLKGRVTLFAGLDEALGLLMLAQGADISAFTEDQARQAMDLVQRMVDSRHVRRFTGNDYTSDLASGAALACQAYSGDAVQLTAENPDIAFVVPEEGGELWAESLMIPNRAGHKHNAELLIDHYYQPEVAAELAAAVQYICPVPAAREVLAASGDREKAELAEHPLLFPTEEMRARLHTMRDVNSAERPALHKVWTRITGV; translated from the coding sequence ATGCCCAGCACCACCCCGACCCACCGCCCGAGCGGCCTCCACGGTCCGGCCCGGCGCCGTCCGACCCGCCGCCGGGTGCTCGGCACCGGCGCCGGACTGCTCGGGGCGGCCGCCCTGACCGGCTGCGGCATCCCGTCCGCCTACGTGGACGAGGACCGCCGCTCCGCCCCCGACCGCTCGGAGGGCGAGAAGCGGCTGGGCTTCTCCAACTGGACCCAGTACATCGACACCGACGACGACGGCGGGCGCCCGACCCTGGACGCCTTCACCGAGCGGACCGGCATCAAGGTCACCTACACCGAGGACATCAACGACAACGACGAGTTCTTCGGCAAGATGGGCCCGGTGCTCACCCAGGGCACCGACCCGGGCCGCGACCTGATGGTCGTCAGCGACTGGATGGCCGGCCGGTACGTCTCGCTCGGCTGGGTGCAGGCCATGGACCGGGCCAACCTGCCCAACGTCGCGGCGCAGCTGGACCCGCAGCTGGCCGACCCGGCCTTCGACCCCGGGCGCCGGCGCAGCGTGCCCTGGCAGTCCGGGATCACCGGCATCGCCTACAACCGCAAGGAGCTCGGCCGGGAGATCAGGTCCGTCGCCGACCTCTGGGCACCCGACCTGAAGGGCCGGGTCACCCTGTTCGCCGGGCTGGACGAGGCGCTCGGCCTGCTCATGCTGGCCCAGGGCGCCGACATCTCGGCCTTCACCGAGGACCAGGCCCGGCAGGCGATGGACCTGGTGCAGCGGATGGTCGACAGCCGGCACGTGCGCCGGTTCACCGGCAACGACTACACCAGCGACCTGGCCTCCGGCGCGGCGCTGGCCTGCCAGGCGTACTCCGGTGACGCCGTCCAGCTCACCGCCGAGAACCCGGACATCGCGTTCGTGGTGCCCGAGGAGGGCGGCGAGCTGTGGGCGGAGAGTCTGATGATCCCCAACCGGGCCGGTCACAAGCACAACGCCGAGCTGCTGATCGACCACTACTACCAGCCCGAGGTGGCCGCCGAGCTGGCGGCCGCGGTGCAGTACATCTGCCCCGTTCCGGCCGCCCGCGAGGTGCTGGCGGCCAGCGGGGACCGGGAGAAGGCGGAGCTCGCGGAGCACCCGCTGCTCTTCCCGACCGAGGAGATGCGGGCCCGGCTGCACACCATGCGTGACGTGAACTCCGCGGAGCGGCCCGCGCTGCACAAGGTCTGGACCCGCATCACCGGCGTCTAG
- a CDS encoding gamma-aminobutyraldehyde dehydrogenase translates to MPQAETEERPVSDLRTLRNYINGEFVDAADGRTLDIVDPTTGEVYATSPLSGASDVDAAMDAAAAAFPAWRDSTPSTRQKLLLKIADAVEARADEIVDAEVRNTGKPRALTLSEEIGPMVDQIRFFAGAARLLEGKSAGEYMDGMTSIVRREPVGVCAQVAPWNYPMMMAVWKFAPAIAAGNTVVLKPSDTTPASTVLLAEIIGGILKDLELPAGVFNVICGDRETGRLMVEHRTPAMASITGSVRAGIQVAESASKDVKRVHLELGGKAPVVVFEDADIAEAVEGISVAGFFNAGQDCTAATRVLVHESIHDAFVEALAKAAAETKTGGVDDEDVLYGPLNNANQLKQVSGFVERLPEHAKVEAGGHRVGDKGYFYAPTVVSGLKQDDEIIQNEVFGPVITVQKFSDEEQAVDYANGVEFALASSVWTKDHARAMRMSRRLDFGCVWINTHIPLVAEMPHGGFKKSGYGKDLSSYGFEDYTRVKHVMTAI, encoded by the coding sequence ATGCCGCAGGCCGAGACCGAGGAGAGACCCGTGAGCGACCTTCGCACGCTGCGCAACTACATCAACGGTGAGTTCGTCGATGCGGCCGACGGCCGCACGCTCGACATCGTCGACCCCACCACCGGCGAGGTCTACGCGACGTCCCCGCTGTCGGGCGCCTCCGACGTCGATGCCGCCATGGACGCCGCGGCGGCCGCGTTCCCGGCCTGGCGGGACTCCACCCCGAGCACCCGGCAGAAGCTGCTGCTGAAGATCGCCGACGCGGTCGAGGCGCGTGCCGACGAGATCGTCGACGCCGAGGTCCGCAACACCGGCAAGCCGCGCGCGCTGACCCTCTCCGAGGAGATCGGTCCGATGGTGGACCAGATCCGCTTCTTCGCCGGTGCCGCCCGCCTGCTGGAGGGCAAGTCCGCCGGTGAGTACATGGACGGCATGACCTCGATCGTCCGCCGCGAGCCGGTCGGCGTCTGTGCCCAGGTGGCGCCGTGGAACTACCCGATGATGATGGCCGTCTGGAAGTTCGCCCCGGCCATCGCCGCCGGCAACACCGTGGTGCTGAAGCCCTCCGACACCACCCCGGCCTCCACCGTGCTGCTGGCCGAGATCATCGGCGGCATCCTCAAGGACCTGGAGCTCCCGGCCGGCGTCTTCAACGTCATCTGCGGCGACCGTGAGACCGGCCGCCTGATGGTCGAGCACCGGACCCCGGCGATGGCCTCCATCACCGGCTCGGTGCGCGCCGGCATCCAGGTCGCCGAGTCGGCCTCCAAGGACGTCAAGCGCGTCCACCTGGAGCTGGGCGGCAAGGCCCCGGTCGTGGTCTTCGAGGACGCCGACATCGCCGAGGCCGTCGAGGGCATCTCGGTGGCGGGCTTCTTCAACGCCGGCCAGGACTGCACCGCCGCCACCCGCGTGCTGGTGCACGAGTCGATCCACGACGCCTTCGTCGAGGCGCTGGCCAAGGCCGCCGCCGAGACCAAGACCGGTGGTGTGGACGACGAGGACGTGCTCTACGGCCCGCTGAACAACGCCAACCAGCTGAAGCAGGTCTCCGGCTTCGTCGAGCGCCTGCCGGAGCACGCCAAGGTCGAGGCCGGCGGCCACCGGGTCGGCGACAAGGGCTACTTCTACGCCCCGACCGTCGTCTCCGGCCTGAAGCAGGACGACGAGATCATCCAGAACGAGGTCTTCGGCCCGGTCATCACCGTGCAGAAGTTCTCCGACGAGGAGCAGGCCGTCGACTACGCCAACGGCGTCGAGTTCGCGCTGGCCTCCTCGGTCTGGACCAAGGACCACGCCCGCGCCATGCGGATGTCCCGCCGCCTGGACTTCGGCTGCGTGTGGATCAACACCCACATCCCGCTGGTCGCCGAGATGCCGCACGGCGGCTTCAAGAAGTCCGGCTACGGCAAGGACCTCTCCTCCTACGGCTTCGAGGACTACACCCGCGTCAAGCACGTGATGACCGCCATCTGA
- a CDS encoding ABC transporter ATP-binding protein, protein MSAAPPDNDVLWARGIVKSHHGTPALRGVSLGVREGEVLAVTGPRGSGKSTLLGCLSALLPVDEGEVWFNSSPVHTLGRAGRERLRRDRFGFVGSEPHLVPELTARENVALPLLLAGAGGKAAYTAADEWLERLDIGDLAKVRPERLVQGQRQRIAVARALAPLPPVVFADDPTAPLHRETAEQVLRILTSAARSHQLTLVLATHDPELVRYADRAVALLDGRLTGPATPVPRGIAAPGTAGATAVPAAGR, encoded by the coding sequence ATGTCAGCGGCCCCTCCTGACAACGACGTGCTGTGGGCCCGGGGGATCGTCAAGTCCCACCACGGCACCCCCGCGCTGCGCGGCGTCTCGCTCGGGGTCCGGGAGGGCGAGGTCCTCGCCGTCACCGGCCCGCGCGGCTCCGGCAAGAGCACCCTGCTCGGCTGCCTCTCCGCCCTGCTCCCGGTCGACGAGGGCGAGGTCTGGTTCAACAGCTCCCCCGTCCACACCCTCGGCCGGGCCGGCCGTGAACGGCTGCGCCGCGACCGTTTCGGCTTCGTCGGCTCCGAACCGCACCTGGTCCCCGAACTGACCGCCCGGGAGAACGTCGCCCTGCCCCTGCTGCTGGCCGGCGCCGGCGGCAAGGCCGCCTACACCGCCGCCGACGAGTGGCTGGAACGCCTGGACATCGGCGACCTCGCCAAGGTCCGGCCGGAACGGCTGGTCCAGGGCCAGCGCCAGCGGATCGCCGTCGCCCGCGCCCTCGCACCGCTCCCGCCGGTCGTCTTCGCCGACGACCCCACCGCCCCGCTGCACCGCGAGACCGCCGAACAGGTCCTGCGGATACTGACCAGCGCGGCCCGCTCCCACCAGCTCACCCTCGTGCTGGCCACCCACGACCCCGAGCTCGTCCGGTACGCGGACCGCGCCGTCGCCCTCCTCGACGGCCGCCTGACCGGCCCCGCCACGCCCGTGCCGCGCGGCATCGCCGCCCCCGGCACCGCCGGGGCCACCGCCGTCCCGGCCGCCGGCCGCTGA
- a CDS encoding Lrp/AsnC family transcriptional regulator, with product MANRDRNASVPLDAASKAIIEQLQEDGRRPYAAIGKAVGLSEAAVRQRVQKLLDQGVMQIVAVTDPLTVGFTRQAMVGIRVEGDIDPVADALAALDEVDYVVCTAGSFDLLAELVCEDDEHLLEMINKRIRALPGVRSTESFVYLKLRKQTYTWGTR from the coding sequence GTGGCCAACCGCGACCGGAACGCCAGCGTTCCCCTCGACGCCGCCTCCAAGGCGATCATCGAGCAGCTCCAGGAGGACGGGCGCCGCCCGTACGCCGCCATCGGCAAGGCCGTCGGCCTGTCCGAGGCGGCAGTGCGACAGCGCGTCCAGAAGCTGCTCGACCAGGGCGTGATGCAGATCGTCGCCGTCACGGACCCGCTCACCGTCGGCTTCACCCGCCAGGCGATGGTCGGAATCCGGGTCGAAGGAGACATCGATCCCGTCGCCGACGCGCTGGCCGCCCTCGACGAGGTCGACTACGTCGTCTGCACCGCCGGCTCGTTCGACCTCCTGGCCGAACTGGTCTGCGAGGACGACGAGCACCTGCTCGAAATGATCAACAAGCGCATCCGCGCGCTTCCCGGCGTGCGGAGCACCGAGAGCTTCGTTTACCTGAAGCTCCGGAAACAGACCTACACCTGGGGCACCCGATGA
- a CDS encoding aspartate aminotransferase family protein has protein sequence MTADPAQKDLSKTAYDHLWMHFTRMSSYENSPVPTIVKGEGTYVWDDKGRKYLDGLAGLFVVQAGHGREELAEAAAKQAKELAFFPVWSYAHPKAVELAERLANYAPGDLNKVFFSTGGGEAVETAWKLAKQYFKLTGKPTKYKVISRAVAYHGTPQGALSITGLPGLKAPFEPLVPGTHKAPNTNIYRAPAFLAGPDGTVDPEAYGRWCADEIEVAILNEGADTVAAVFVEPVQNAGGCFPPPPGYFQRLREICDRHDVLLVSDEVICAFGRLGTMFGADKFGYQPDMITCAKGMTSGYSPIGATIISDRLAEPFYKGDNTFLHGYTFGGHPVSSAVALANLDIFEREGLNQHVLDNEANFLGTLSKLRDLPIVGDVRGNGYFYGIELVKDKVTKESFNDDEVERVLYGFLSKALFDNGLYCRADDRGDPVVQLAPPLISDQSTFDEIEQILRTSLTDAWAKL, from the coding sequence ATGACAGCCGACCCGGCGCAGAAGGACCTTTCCAAGACCGCCTACGACCACCTGTGGATGCACTTCACCCGCATGTCGTCGTACGAGAACTCCCCCGTGCCGACGATCGTCAAGGGCGAGGGCACCTACGTCTGGGACGACAAGGGACGCAAGTACCTCGACGGCCTCGCCGGCCTGTTCGTCGTCCAGGCCGGCCACGGCCGCGAGGAGCTCGCCGAGGCCGCCGCCAAGCAGGCCAAGGAGCTCGCCTTCTTCCCGGTGTGGAGCTACGCCCACCCGAAGGCCGTCGAGCTGGCCGAGCGCCTGGCCAACTACGCCCCGGGCGACCTGAACAAGGTCTTCTTCTCCACCGGTGGCGGCGAGGCCGTCGAGACCGCCTGGAAGCTTGCCAAGCAGTACTTCAAGCTGACCGGCAAGCCGACCAAGTACAAGGTCATCTCGCGGGCCGTCGCCTACCACGGCACCCCGCAGGGCGCCCTGTCCATCACCGGCCTGCCGGGCCTGAAGGCCCCGTTCGAGCCGCTGGTGCCGGGCACCCACAAGGCCCCGAACACCAACATCTACCGCGCCCCGGCCTTCCTGGCCGGCCCCGACGGCACGGTCGACCCCGAGGCCTACGGCCGCTGGTGCGCCGACGAGATCGAGGTCGCGATCCTCAACGAGGGCGCCGACACCGTCGCTGCCGTCTTCGTCGAGCCGGTGCAGAACGCCGGTGGCTGCTTCCCGCCGCCGCCCGGGTACTTCCAGCGCCTGCGCGAGATCTGCGACCGCCACGACGTGCTGCTGGTCTCGGACGAGGTCATCTGCGCCTTCGGCCGCCTCGGCACCATGTTCGGCGCCGACAAGTTCGGCTACCAGCCCGACATGATCACCTGCGCCAAGGGCATGACCTCGGGCTACTCCCCGATCGGCGCCACGATCATCTCGGACCGCCTCGCCGAGCCGTTCTACAAGGGTGACAACACCTTCCTGCACGGCTACACCTTCGGCGGCCACCCGGTCTCCTCCGCGGTGGCGCTGGCCAACCTCGACATCTTCGAGCGCGAGGGCCTGAACCAGCACGTCCTCGACAACGAGGCCAACTTCCTGGGCACCCTCAGCAAGCTGCGTGACCTGCCGATCGTCGGCGACGTCCGCGGCAACGGCTACTTCTACGGCATCGAGCTCGTGAAGGACAAGGTCACCAAGGAGTCGTTCAACGACGACGAGGTCGAGCGCGTGCTCTACGGCTTCCTGTCGAAGGCGCTCTTCGACAACGGCCTGTACTGCCGCGCCGACGACCGTGGCGACCCGGTCGTCCAGCTGGCCCCGCCGCTGATCTCCGACCAGTCGACCTTCGACGAGATCGAGCAGATCCTGCGGACCAGCCTCACCGACGCGTGGGCGAAGCTCTGA
- the rlmN gene encoding 23S rRNA (adenine(2503)-C(2))-methyltransferase RlmN yields the protein MPKPGELTFVAPRGAKPPRHLADLSPAERKEAVAELGEQPFRAKQLSNHYFGRMSNDPASWTDIPAASREKLTDSLLPELMSVLRHVSCDDDTTRKTLWKLFDGTLVESVLMRYPDRVTMCISSQAGCGMNCPFCATGQAGLTRNLSTAEIVEQIAAGMRSLRSGEIPGGEARLSNVVFMGMGEPLANYKRVLASIRRLTDPAPDGFGLSQRGITVSTVGLVPAMYRFADEGLSCRLALSLHAPDDELRDELVPVNTRWKVAEVLDAAWNYAEKSGRRISIEYALIKDINDQAWRADLLGRLIKNHRVHVNLIPLNPTPGSKWTASRPEDEREFVRRLQSHGVPTTVRDTRGQEIDGACGQLAAAG from the coding sequence ATGCCTAAGCCCGGAGAACTCACCTTTGTCGCGCCGCGCGGCGCCAAGCCCCCGCGACACCTCGCCGACCTGAGCCCCGCCGAGCGCAAGGAGGCCGTCGCCGAGCTGGGCGAGCAGCCGTTCCGCGCGAAGCAGCTCTCCAACCACTACTTCGGCCGGATGTCGAACGACCCGGCGAGCTGGACGGACATCCCCGCCGCCAGCCGGGAGAAGCTCACCGACAGCCTGCTGCCGGAGCTGATGTCGGTCCTGCGGCACGTGTCCTGCGACGACGACACCACCCGCAAGACGCTCTGGAAGCTGTTCGACGGCACGCTCGTCGAGTCGGTACTGATGCGCTACCCGGACCGGGTCACCATGTGCATCAGCTCCCAGGCGGGCTGCGGCATGAACTGCCCGTTCTGCGCCACCGGCCAGGCCGGGCTGACCCGCAACCTGTCGACGGCCGAGATCGTCGAGCAGATCGCCGCCGGGATGCGCTCGCTGAGGAGCGGGGAGATCCCCGGCGGCGAGGCCCGGCTGTCCAATGTGGTGTTCATGGGCATGGGCGAGCCGCTGGCCAACTACAAGCGGGTGCTGGCCTCGATCCGCCGGCTGACCGACCCGGCGCCGGACGGCTTCGGCCTGTCCCAGCGCGGCATCACGGTCTCGACCGTCGGCCTGGTCCCGGCGATGTACCGGTTCGCCGACGAGGGCCTCAGCTGCCGTCTGGCGCTGTCGCTGCACGCTCCGGACGACGAGCTCCGGGACGAGCTGGTGCCGGTCAACACCCGCTGGAAGGTCGCCGAGGTGCTGGACGCGGCGTGGAACTACGCCGAGAAGTCCGGTCGCCGGATCTCCATCGAGTACGCGTTGATCAAGGACATCAACGACCAGGCGTGGCGGGCGGACCTGCTCGGCCGGCTGATCAAGAACCACCGGGTGCACGTCAACCTGATCCCGCTGAACCCCACCCCGGGCTCCAAGTGGACGGCCTCGCGTCCCGAGGACGAGCGGGAGTTCGTCCGTCGGCTGCAGTCGCACGGTGTGCCGACGACCGTCCGCGACACCCGCGGTCAGGAGATCGACGGCGCCTGCGGCCAGCTCGCGGCGGCGGGCTGA